Proteins found in one Magnolia sinica isolate HGM2019 chromosome 5, MsV1, whole genome shotgun sequence genomic segment:
- the LOC131246694 gene encoding glutaredoxin-C1-like, which produces MHYQAESWGNYMPTRNAGPDPLERIERLASENAVVIFSISTCCMCHAIKRLFCGMGVNPTVYELDEDPRGKDMEKALMSLLGGPSAVPVVFIGGKLVGAMDRVMASHINGTLVPLLKEAGALWL; this is translated from the coding sequence ATGCATTACCAGGCCGAGTCGTGGGGCAACTACATGCCGACCCGGAACGCCGGACCCGACCCGCTGGAGCGAATCGAGCGGCTGGCGTCGGAGAACGCGGTGGTCATCTTCAGCATCAGCACGTGCTGCATGTGCCACGCGATAAAACGGCTCTTCTGCGGCATGGGCGTGAATCCAACGGTCTACGAGCTAGACGAGGACCCACGTGGGAAGGACATGGAGAAGGCTCTGATGAGTCTCTTGGGTGGGCCATCTGCCGTCCCTGTCGTTTTCATAGGTGGAAAGCTGGTAGGAGCCATGGACCGAGTCATGGCTTCTCATATCAATGGAACGTTGGTTCCCCTTCTGAAAGAAGCTGGTGCTCTTTGGCTTTGA